In the genome of Drosophila yakuba strain Tai18E2 chromosome 3R, Prin_Dyak_Tai18E2_2.1, whole genome shotgun sequence, one region contains:
- the LOC6538048 gene encoding NADH-quinone oxidoreductase subunit B 2 — MLSVLMLARNPGKRLLPRSGVLQAQWLRGQKTMPVYDYRCPNPPKWGYSAFGRDQKTWGEWTCARLDDLLNWGRKGSLWPLTFGLACCAVEMMHIAAPRYDMDRYGVVFRASPRQADVLIVAGTLTNKMAPAFRKVYDQMPEPRWVISMGSCANGGGYYHYSYSVVRGCDRIVPVDIYVPGCPPTAEALMYGILQLQKKVKRMRTLQMWYRK; from the coding sequence ATGTTAAGTGTCCTGATGTTGGCCAGGAATCCTGGCAAGCGGCTGCTGCCTCGCAGTGGAGTGCTGCAAGCCCAGTGGCTTCGTGGCCAGAAGACTATGCCGGTGTACGATTACCGTTGCCCAAATCCGCCCAAGTGGGGCTACTCGGCCTTCGGAAGGGACCAGAAGACCTGGGGCGAGTGGACCTGTGCCAGGTTGGATGACCTCCTCAACTGGGGTCGCAAGGGCTCGCTGTGGCCGCTGACCTTTGGCCTCGCCTGCTGTGCCGTGGAAATGATGCACATTGCGGCTCCGCGCTACGACATGGATCGCTACGGAGTGGTGTTCCGGGCATCTCCGCGCCAGGCGGACGTGCTCATCGTGGCCGGCACGCTGACCAACAAGATGGCGCCGGCCTTTCGCAAGGTGTACGACCAGATGCCGGAGCCCAGATGGGTCATCTCCATGGGCAGTTGCGCCAATGGTGGTGGCTACTACCACTACTCCTACTCGGTGGTACGCGGTTGCGATCGCATTGTGCCGGTGGACATCTACGTGCCCGGCTGTCCGCCCACCGCCGAGGCTCTGATGTACGGAAtcctgcagctgcagaagAAGGTCAAGCGCATGAGGACGCTGCAGATGTGGTACAGGAAGTAG